A genomic segment from Branchiostoma floridae strain S238N-H82 chromosome 7, Bfl_VNyyK, whole genome shotgun sequence encodes:
- the LOC118418811 gene encoding protein FAM114A2-like isoform X4 — protein MSSSEAEEEGFESAGEDVEEKTKHSPKKNKQTAEKEKDEAASNESTEKSQTAEEVKTEKEESQKDTEEVEPKKEESQNNTDKAEPKKEEDAVTKEEEEDAVQSTEATPTEGANVKDDEVAEPKASAKSTDEDSKEEVKEEKEPGKEEDKVEEPPKDGEDMERKPIPLRKRPGKEEEEKEEKIHSALDKLAGEEKPSGGWGWGGWGSSFGSSLMSTASAVGSGLTTVVHGVESSLGIPPPEEMSKDEAETAKEDKSKEEKEEKGESDETKETKEEKEEGAEGEASPQQTSGGGLWGALGVSMVANVVQNTTKKVVSGTLDSLEYVGKKTMDVLAEGDPGYKKTKHIIEVAGQKSHLSQVLREAKEEAEQRAKEAEEEEAHRKANFGIMFDEFQGLAHLEALEMLSNQSEGKVQAVLSALSGEEQEELKAELIQVKEAFKLEDVVEEEAEAQEVQEFAKTVTELLFELHIGMTPDKLNKAQTDALEYLTQSEKDLEEGETKDPQDLHTAAIQMLAELTAKSIHQFLKAAELILMQKDPEKTPLERAQTLTKLTSALCEEVSVLSNKYCVCLNTAASKAEKPDDFSHLITNVYLEASNSASYIQDAFQLLLPIIQESCIQTKNLALSAFQKHL, from the exons ATGTCATCTTCTGAAGCAGAGGAGGAGGGGTTCGAGAGTGCAGGAGAGGATGTTgaggagaaaacaaaacactcacccaagaaaaacaaacaaacagctgaaaaagagaaagatgAAGCAGCAAGTAATGAATCCACAGAGAAGTCACAGACAGCAGAGGAAGTGAAGACAGAAAAAGAGGAAAGTCAAAAGGACACTGAGGAGGTTGAACCCAAGAAGGAGGAAAGTCAAAACAACACTGATAAGGCTGAACCTAAGAAGGAAGAGGATGCTGTAAccaaggaggaggaagaagatgCTGTGCAGAGCACTGAAGCCACACCAACTGAAGGGGCTAATGTCAAGGATGATGAAGTGGCTGAACCTAAAGCATCCGCCAAAAGTACTGATGAAGATTCAAAAGAAGAAGTAAAGGAAGAAAAAGAGCCAGGAAAAGAAGAGGACAAAGTAGAAGAACCCCCCAAGGATGGAGAAGACATGGAGAGAAAACCCATCCCACTGAGGAAGAGACCAGgtaaagaagaagaggagaaagaaGAGAAAATCCATTCTGCCTTGGACAAACTGGCTGGAGAGGAG AAGCCATCAGGTGGATGGGGCTGGGGTGGTTGGGGGTCTTCTTTTGGATCCTCTCTGATGTCTACAGCTTCAGCTGTTG GATCAGGTCTGACCACCGTGGTCCATGGAGTCGAGTCCTCCCTGGGAATCCCTCCTCCAGAGGAGATGTCAAAAGATGAGGCTGAGACAGCCAAAGAAGACAAGTCAAAGGAGGAGAAGG AGGAGAAAGGAGAATCAGATGAAACAAAAGAGacaaaagaagagaaagaggaGGGAGCAGAAGGAGAGGCCTCACCTCAGCAGACATCAGGAGGGGGACTATGGGGGGCCCTGGGGGTGTCCATGGTGGCAAATGTTGTGCAGAACACG ACTAAGAAAGTGGTGAGTGGAACCTTGGATTCGCTGGAGTATGTCGGTAAGAAGACGATGGATGTGTTGGCTGAAGGTGACCCTGGATACAAGAAGACTAAACACATCATAGAGGTGGCAGGACAGAAATCTCACCTGTCACAG GTGTTGAGAGAAGCGAAGGAGGAGGCGGAACAACGAGCTAAAGAAGCCGAAGAAGAGGAGGCGCACAGGAAGGCCAACTTTGGCATCATGTTTGATGAGTTTCAAG GCTTGGCCCATCTGGAGGCTCTGGAGATGTTGTCCAACCAGAGTGAAGGGAAGGTGCAGGCTGTCCTGTCAGCCCTGTCAGGGGAGGAGCAGGAGGAGCTGAAGGCGGAGCTCATCCAGGTGAAGGAGGCCTTCAAACTGGAGGATGTGGTGGAGGAGGAGGCTGAAG CACAAGAAGTGCAGGAGTTCGCCAAGACTGTCACTGAGCTTCTGTTTGAACTGCACATAGGGATGACTCCTGATAAACTGAACAAG GCCCAGACTGATGCTCTGGAGTACCTGACTCAGAGTGAGAAGGATCTGGAAGAAGGAGAGACAAAGGATCCACAG GACCTGCACACAGCAGCCATCCAGATGCTGGCTGAGCTGACTGCCAAGTCCATCCACCAGTTTCTGAAGGCTGCTGAGCTCATCCTCATGCAGAAAGACCCTGAGAAAACACCACTGGAGAGGGCACAGACTCTCACCAA ATTAACTTCTGCTCTGTGTGAGGAGGTTTCAGTCCTGTCCAACAAATACTGTGTCTGCCTAAACACTGCAGCG AGTAAAGCAGAGAAACCAGATGACTTCAGTCACTTGATAACCAATGTGTACCTTGAG GCCTCCAATAGTGCCTCGTACATCCAGGATGCCTTCCAGTTGTTGCTGCCCATCATTCAGGAATCCTGTATCCAGACCAAGAACCTGGCACTGTCTGCATTCCAGAAGCACCTATAG
- the LOC118418811 gene encoding protein FAM114A2-like isoform X2, with amino-acid sequence MSSSEAEEEGFESAGEDVEEKTKHSPKKNKQTAEKEKDEAASNESTEKSQTAEEVKTEKEESQKDTEEVEPKKEESQNNTDKAEPKKEEDAVTKEEEEDAVQSTEATPTEGANVKDDEVAEPKASAKSTDEDSKEEVKEEKEPGKEEDKVEEPPKDGEDMERKPIPLRKRPGKEEEEKEEKIHSALDKLAGEEKPSGGWGWGGWGSSFGSSLMSTASAVGQSFVSVVEDVESSIGSGLTTVVHGVESSLGIPPPEEMSKDEAETAKEDKSKEEKEEKGESDETKETKEEKEEGAEGEASPQQTSGGGLWGALGVSMVANVVQNTTKKVVSGTLDSLEYVGKKTMDVLAEGDPGYKKTKHIIEVAGQKSHLSQVLREAKEEAEQRAKEAEEEEAHRKANFGIMFDEFQGLAHLEALEMLSNQSEGKVQAVLSALSGEEQEELKAELIQVKEAFKLEDVVEEEAEAQEVQEFAKTVTELLFELHIGMTPDKLNKAQTDALEYLTQSEKDLEEGETKDPQDLHTAAIQMLAELTAKSIHQFLKAAELILMQKDPEKTPLERAQTLTKLTSALCEEVSVLSNKYCVCLNTAASKAEKPDDFSHLITNVYLEASNSASYIQDAFQLLLPIIQESCIQTKNLALSAFQKHL; translated from the exons ATGTCATCTTCTGAAGCAGAGGAGGAGGGGTTCGAGAGTGCAGGAGAGGATGTTgaggagaaaacaaaacactcacccaagaaaaacaaacaaacagctgaaaaagagaaagatgAAGCAGCAAGTAATGAATCCACAGAGAAGTCACAGACAGCAGAGGAAGTGAAGACAGAAAAAGAGGAAAGTCAAAAGGACACTGAGGAGGTTGAACCCAAGAAGGAGGAAAGTCAAAACAACACTGATAAGGCTGAACCTAAGAAGGAAGAGGATGCTGTAAccaaggaggaggaagaagatgCTGTGCAGAGCACTGAAGCCACACCAACTGAAGGGGCTAATGTCAAGGATGATGAAGTGGCTGAACCTAAAGCATCCGCCAAAAGTACTGATGAAGATTCAAAAGAAGAAGTAAAGGAAGAAAAAGAGCCAGGAAAAGAAGAGGACAAAGTAGAAGAACCCCCCAAGGATGGAGAAGACATGGAGAGAAAACCCATCCCACTGAGGAAGAGACCAGgtaaagaagaagaggagaaagaaGAGAAAATCCATTCTGCCTTGGACAAACTGGCTGGAGAGGAG AAGCCATCAGGTGGATGGGGCTGGGGTGGTTGGGGGTCTTCTTTTGGATCCTCTCTGATGTCTACAGCTTCAGCTGTTG GGCAAAGTTTTGTATCTGTTGTAGAGGATGTGGAGTCATCAATAG GATCAGGTCTGACCACCGTGGTCCATGGAGTCGAGTCCTCCCTGGGAATCCCTCCTCCAGAGGAGATGTCAAAAGATGAGGCTGAGACAGCCAAAGAAGACAAGTCAAAGGAGGAGAAGG AGGAGAAAGGAGAATCAGATGAAACAAAAGAGacaaaagaagagaaagaggaGGGAGCAGAAGGAGAGGCCTCACCTCAGCAGACATCAGGAGGGGGACTATGGGGGGCCCTGGGGGTGTCCATGGTGGCAAATGTTGTGCAGAACACG ACTAAGAAAGTGGTGAGTGGAACCTTGGATTCGCTGGAGTATGTCGGTAAGAAGACGATGGATGTGTTGGCTGAAGGTGACCCTGGATACAAGAAGACTAAACACATCATAGAGGTGGCAGGACAGAAATCTCACCTGTCACAG GTGTTGAGAGAAGCGAAGGAGGAGGCGGAACAACGAGCTAAAGAAGCCGAAGAAGAGGAGGCGCACAGGAAGGCCAACTTTGGCATCATGTTTGATGAGTTTCAAG GCTTGGCCCATCTGGAGGCTCTGGAGATGTTGTCCAACCAGAGTGAAGGGAAGGTGCAGGCTGTCCTGTCAGCCCTGTCAGGGGAGGAGCAGGAGGAGCTGAAGGCGGAGCTCATCCAGGTGAAGGAGGCCTTCAAACTGGAGGATGTGGTGGAGGAGGAGGCTGAAG CACAAGAAGTGCAGGAGTTCGCCAAGACTGTCACTGAGCTTCTGTTTGAACTGCACATAGGGATGACTCCTGATAAACTGAACAAG GCCCAGACTGATGCTCTGGAGTACCTGACTCAGAGTGAGAAGGATCTGGAAGAAGGAGAGACAAAGGATCCACAG GACCTGCACACAGCAGCCATCCAGATGCTGGCTGAGCTGACTGCCAAGTCCATCCACCAGTTTCTGAAGGCTGCTGAGCTCATCCTCATGCAGAAAGACCCTGAGAAAACACCACTGGAGAGGGCACAGACTCTCACCAA ATTAACTTCTGCTCTGTGTGAGGAGGTTTCAGTCCTGTCCAACAAATACTGTGTCTGCCTAAACACTGCAGCG AGTAAAGCAGAGAAACCAGATGACTTCAGTCACTTGATAACCAATGTGTACCTTGAG GCCTCCAATAGTGCCTCGTACATCCAGGATGCCTTCCAGTTGTTGCTGCCCATCATTCAGGAATCCTGTATCCAGACCAAGAACCTGGCACTGTCTGCATTCCAGAAGCACCTATAG
- the LOC118418811 gene encoding protein FAM114A2-like isoform X1, whose amino-acid sequence MSSSEAEEEGFESAGEDVEEKTKHSPKKNKQTAEKEKDEAASNESTEKSQTAEEVKTEKEESQKDTEEVEPKKEESQNNTDKAEPKKEEDAVTKEEEEDAVQSTEATPTEGANVKDDEVAEPKASAKSTDEDSKEEVKEEKEPGKEEDKVEEPPKDGEDMERKPIPLRKRPGKEEEEKEEKIHSALDKLAGEEKPSGGWGWGGWGSSFGSSLMSTASAVGQSFVSVVEDVESSIGSGLTTVVHGVESSLGIPPPEEMSKDEAETAKEDKSKEEKGPEEKGESDETKETKEEKEEGAEGEASPQQTSGGGLWGALGVSMVANVVQNTTKKVVSGTLDSLEYVGKKTMDVLAEGDPGYKKTKHIIEVAGQKSHLSQVLREAKEEAEQRAKEAEEEEAHRKANFGIMFDEFQGLAHLEALEMLSNQSEGKVQAVLSALSGEEQEELKAELIQVKEAFKLEDVVEEEAEAQEVQEFAKTVTELLFELHIGMTPDKLNKAQTDALEYLTQSEKDLEEGETKDPQDLHTAAIQMLAELTAKSIHQFLKAAELILMQKDPEKTPLERAQTLTKLTSALCEEVSVLSNKYCVCLNTAASKAEKPDDFSHLITNVYLEASNSASYIQDAFQLLLPIIQESCIQTKNLALSAFQKHL is encoded by the exons ATGTCATCTTCTGAAGCAGAGGAGGAGGGGTTCGAGAGTGCAGGAGAGGATGTTgaggagaaaacaaaacactcacccaagaaaaacaaacaaacagctgaaaaagagaaagatgAAGCAGCAAGTAATGAATCCACAGAGAAGTCACAGACAGCAGAGGAAGTGAAGACAGAAAAAGAGGAAAGTCAAAAGGACACTGAGGAGGTTGAACCCAAGAAGGAGGAAAGTCAAAACAACACTGATAAGGCTGAACCTAAGAAGGAAGAGGATGCTGTAAccaaggaggaggaagaagatgCTGTGCAGAGCACTGAAGCCACACCAACTGAAGGGGCTAATGTCAAGGATGATGAAGTGGCTGAACCTAAAGCATCCGCCAAAAGTACTGATGAAGATTCAAAAGAAGAAGTAAAGGAAGAAAAAGAGCCAGGAAAAGAAGAGGACAAAGTAGAAGAACCCCCCAAGGATGGAGAAGACATGGAGAGAAAACCCATCCCACTGAGGAAGAGACCAGgtaaagaagaagaggagaaagaaGAGAAAATCCATTCTGCCTTGGACAAACTGGCTGGAGAGGAG AAGCCATCAGGTGGATGGGGCTGGGGTGGTTGGGGGTCTTCTTTTGGATCCTCTCTGATGTCTACAGCTTCAGCTGTTG GGCAAAGTTTTGTATCTGTTGTAGAGGATGTGGAGTCATCAATAG GATCAGGTCTGACCACCGTGGTCCATGGAGTCGAGTCCTCCCTGGGAATCCCTCCTCCAGAGGAGATGTCAAAAGATGAGGCTGAGACAGCCAAAGAAGACAAGTCAAAGGAGGAGAAGG GACCAGAGGAGAAAGGAGAATCAGATGAAACAAAAGAGacaaaagaagagaaagaggaGGGAGCAGAAGGAGAGGCCTCACCTCAGCAGACATCAGGAGGGGGACTATGGGGGGCCCTGGGGGTGTCCATGGTGGCAAATGTTGTGCAGAACACG ACTAAGAAAGTGGTGAGTGGAACCTTGGATTCGCTGGAGTATGTCGGTAAGAAGACGATGGATGTGTTGGCTGAAGGTGACCCTGGATACAAGAAGACTAAACACATCATAGAGGTGGCAGGACAGAAATCTCACCTGTCACAG GTGTTGAGAGAAGCGAAGGAGGAGGCGGAACAACGAGCTAAAGAAGCCGAAGAAGAGGAGGCGCACAGGAAGGCCAACTTTGGCATCATGTTTGATGAGTTTCAAG GCTTGGCCCATCTGGAGGCTCTGGAGATGTTGTCCAACCAGAGTGAAGGGAAGGTGCAGGCTGTCCTGTCAGCCCTGTCAGGGGAGGAGCAGGAGGAGCTGAAGGCGGAGCTCATCCAGGTGAAGGAGGCCTTCAAACTGGAGGATGTGGTGGAGGAGGAGGCTGAAG CACAAGAAGTGCAGGAGTTCGCCAAGACTGTCACTGAGCTTCTGTTTGAACTGCACATAGGGATGACTCCTGATAAACTGAACAAG GCCCAGACTGATGCTCTGGAGTACCTGACTCAGAGTGAGAAGGATCTGGAAGAAGGAGAGACAAAGGATCCACAG GACCTGCACACAGCAGCCATCCAGATGCTGGCTGAGCTGACTGCCAAGTCCATCCACCAGTTTCTGAAGGCTGCTGAGCTCATCCTCATGCAGAAAGACCCTGAGAAAACACCACTGGAGAGGGCACAGACTCTCACCAA ATTAACTTCTGCTCTGTGTGAGGAGGTTTCAGTCCTGTCCAACAAATACTGTGTCTGCCTAAACACTGCAGCG AGTAAAGCAGAGAAACCAGATGACTTCAGTCACTTGATAACCAATGTGTACCTTGAG GCCTCCAATAGTGCCTCGTACATCCAGGATGCCTTCCAGTTGTTGCTGCCCATCATTCAGGAATCCTGTATCCAGACCAAGAACCTGGCACTGTCTGCATTCCAGAAGCACCTATAG
- the LOC118418811 gene encoding protein FAM114A2-like isoform X3 — protein MSSSEAEEEGFESAGEDVEEKTKHSPKKNKQTAEKEKDEAASNESTEKSQTAEEVKTEKEESQKDTEEVEPKKEESQNNTDKAEPKKEEDAVTKEEEEDAVQSTEATPTEGANVKDDEVAEPKASAKSTDEDSKEEVKEEKEPGKEEDKVEEPPKDGEDMERKPIPLRKRPGKEEEEKEEKIHSALDKLAGEEKPSGGWGWGGWGSSFGSSLMSTASAVGSGLTTVVHGVESSLGIPPPEEMSKDEAETAKEDKSKEEKGPEEKGESDETKETKEEKEEGAEGEASPQQTSGGGLWGALGVSMVANVVQNTTKKVVSGTLDSLEYVGKKTMDVLAEGDPGYKKTKHIIEVAGQKSHLSQVLREAKEEAEQRAKEAEEEEAHRKANFGIMFDEFQGLAHLEALEMLSNQSEGKVQAVLSALSGEEQEELKAELIQVKEAFKLEDVVEEEAEAQEVQEFAKTVTELLFELHIGMTPDKLNKAQTDALEYLTQSEKDLEEGETKDPQDLHTAAIQMLAELTAKSIHQFLKAAELILMQKDPEKTPLERAQTLTKLTSALCEEVSVLSNKYCVCLNTAASKAEKPDDFSHLITNVYLEASNSASYIQDAFQLLLPIIQESCIQTKNLALSAFQKHL, from the exons ATGTCATCTTCTGAAGCAGAGGAGGAGGGGTTCGAGAGTGCAGGAGAGGATGTTgaggagaaaacaaaacactcacccaagaaaaacaaacaaacagctgaaaaagagaaagatgAAGCAGCAAGTAATGAATCCACAGAGAAGTCACAGACAGCAGAGGAAGTGAAGACAGAAAAAGAGGAAAGTCAAAAGGACACTGAGGAGGTTGAACCCAAGAAGGAGGAAAGTCAAAACAACACTGATAAGGCTGAACCTAAGAAGGAAGAGGATGCTGTAAccaaggaggaggaagaagatgCTGTGCAGAGCACTGAAGCCACACCAACTGAAGGGGCTAATGTCAAGGATGATGAAGTGGCTGAACCTAAAGCATCCGCCAAAAGTACTGATGAAGATTCAAAAGAAGAAGTAAAGGAAGAAAAAGAGCCAGGAAAAGAAGAGGACAAAGTAGAAGAACCCCCCAAGGATGGAGAAGACATGGAGAGAAAACCCATCCCACTGAGGAAGAGACCAGgtaaagaagaagaggagaaagaaGAGAAAATCCATTCTGCCTTGGACAAACTGGCTGGAGAGGAG AAGCCATCAGGTGGATGGGGCTGGGGTGGTTGGGGGTCTTCTTTTGGATCCTCTCTGATGTCTACAGCTTCAGCTGTTG GATCAGGTCTGACCACCGTGGTCCATGGAGTCGAGTCCTCCCTGGGAATCCCTCCTCCAGAGGAGATGTCAAAAGATGAGGCTGAGACAGCCAAAGAAGACAAGTCAAAGGAGGAGAAGG GACCAGAGGAGAAAGGAGAATCAGATGAAACAAAAGAGacaaaagaagagaaagaggaGGGAGCAGAAGGAGAGGCCTCACCTCAGCAGACATCAGGAGGGGGACTATGGGGGGCCCTGGGGGTGTCCATGGTGGCAAATGTTGTGCAGAACACG ACTAAGAAAGTGGTGAGTGGAACCTTGGATTCGCTGGAGTATGTCGGTAAGAAGACGATGGATGTGTTGGCTGAAGGTGACCCTGGATACAAGAAGACTAAACACATCATAGAGGTGGCAGGACAGAAATCTCACCTGTCACAG GTGTTGAGAGAAGCGAAGGAGGAGGCGGAACAACGAGCTAAAGAAGCCGAAGAAGAGGAGGCGCACAGGAAGGCCAACTTTGGCATCATGTTTGATGAGTTTCAAG GCTTGGCCCATCTGGAGGCTCTGGAGATGTTGTCCAACCAGAGTGAAGGGAAGGTGCAGGCTGTCCTGTCAGCCCTGTCAGGGGAGGAGCAGGAGGAGCTGAAGGCGGAGCTCATCCAGGTGAAGGAGGCCTTCAAACTGGAGGATGTGGTGGAGGAGGAGGCTGAAG CACAAGAAGTGCAGGAGTTCGCCAAGACTGTCACTGAGCTTCTGTTTGAACTGCACATAGGGATGACTCCTGATAAACTGAACAAG GCCCAGACTGATGCTCTGGAGTACCTGACTCAGAGTGAGAAGGATCTGGAAGAAGGAGAGACAAAGGATCCACAG GACCTGCACACAGCAGCCATCCAGATGCTGGCTGAGCTGACTGCCAAGTCCATCCACCAGTTTCTGAAGGCTGCTGAGCTCATCCTCATGCAGAAAGACCCTGAGAAAACACCACTGGAGAGGGCACAGACTCTCACCAA ATTAACTTCTGCTCTGTGTGAGGAGGTTTCAGTCCTGTCCAACAAATACTGTGTCTGCCTAAACACTGCAGCG AGTAAAGCAGAGAAACCAGATGACTTCAGTCACTTGATAACCAATGTGTACCTTGAG GCCTCCAATAGTGCCTCGTACATCCAGGATGCCTTCCAGTTGTTGCTGCCCATCATTCAGGAATCCTGTATCCAGACCAAGAACCTGGCACTGTCTGCATTCCAGAAGCACCTATAG